One window of the Candidatus Methylomirabilota bacterium genome contains the following:
- a CDS encoding LmeA family phospholipid-binding protein — protein sequence MPRHPWLAVGALFALLCAVTAVWVSVDRRPPEWDHANHLERAVECYRILSEPGHDRLREILDVSSFYPPITACAAGLLYFVFPIVPLTAQAVMLGFMALGLAAVFALGRQLFDSETGLLAAFFFATAPFVIFSLTNFQLDLPLASMVAAALYALVRSKGFSRPGWCVALGVTLGLGMVTKPPFAGYVLPAFCWTLWQALRSVDRRRRLAWLGVALVVGVVIALPWYGPRIVGLPMQAANRSFKQAAEAGQAGYLSAESLLYYPRVLPMQFGALASLLFVAGAWAARRYRKSRAFLWLAGVVPFVMFSLIQNRNLRYTLPILPAAALLAAVGARSLPPAWRRGGLWTCVLVGLLQISMTAFGVPVPPRVPGVGISVALYHPPNRADWRHEAVIADLVRASGGQPATVAVVPNYNFFSVSNFRYEAARLGLPLRMTRAWNGPPLGVDFVILKTGSQGPSWTAEKLERLSGAIAGGDPYLAAIYPVIGEYALPDGSRGILRARRIQPLTGVPAARVASLLQSAPEKLLAANFAEAVDFRTRVGYKPEALLRGEAERLEILADSALVGEMARRDRAPLRVRNIRIDIEGLLFDPRRFVENGELQLLDVGVIRIRQLTITEDDLRELLQGQPAGQGVTLRLRDGFAEATIQRGGLRVSARVRFVAPAGDRPLGMEVADVRVGPLPVPDVLANWVVRHFDPTLALKRLPVPVTVEPIRIRPGRIEIGGPALAGMQ from the coding sequence ATGCCAAGGCACCCCTGGCTGGCCGTGGGCGCGCTCTTCGCCCTGCTGTGCGCGGTGACGGCCGTGTGGGTCTCGGTCGACCGGCGCCCGCCCGAGTGGGACCACGCCAACCATCTCGAGCGCGCCGTCGAGTGCTACCGCATCCTCTCCGAGCCCGGTCACGACCGGCTGCGGGAGATCCTCGACGTGTCGTCATTCTACCCGCCCATCACGGCATGCGCGGCAGGGCTCCTCTACTTCGTCTTCCCGATCGTGCCCCTCACGGCGCAGGCGGTCATGCTGGGCTTCATGGCCCTGGGGCTCGCGGCGGTCTTCGCCCTCGGCCGCCAGCTCTTCGATTCGGAGACGGGTCTCCTCGCCGCCTTCTTCTTCGCCACCGCGCCATTCGTCATCTTCTCGCTGACGAACTTCCAGCTCGACCTCCCGCTGGCATCCATGGTCGCGGCGGCTCTTTATGCGCTGGTGCGCAGCAAGGGCTTCTCGCGCCCCGGCTGGTGCGTGGCGCTGGGGGTGACGCTCGGACTCGGCATGGTGACGAAGCCGCCGTTCGCCGGCTACGTGCTGCCGGCGTTCTGCTGGACGCTCTGGCAGGCGCTCCGTTCGGTCGACCGCCGGCGGCGACTCGCGTGGCTTGGGGTCGCCCTGGTCGTCGGCGTCGTCATCGCGCTGCCCTGGTACGGGCCGCGCATCGTGGGCCTCCCGATGCAAGCGGCCAACCGGTCGTTCAAGCAGGCCGCAGAGGCGGGACAGGCCGGGTACCTGTCCGCCGAATCCCTCCTCTACTACCCGCGCGTCCTGCCCATGCAGTTCGGCGCGCTCGCGAGCCTGCTGTTCGTGGCGGGCGCCTGGGCCGCCCGCCGGTACCGGAAATCGCGGGCGTTCCTCTGGCTTGCCGGCGTCGTGCCCTTCGTGATGTTTTCGTTGATCCAGAACCGGAACCTTCGCTACACGCTGCCCATTCTCCCCGCGGCGGCGCTCCTGGCGGCGGTCGGTGCCCGCAGCCTGCCGCCCGCGTGGCGGCGCGGCGGCCTCTGGACCTGCGTGCTCGTCGGGCTCCTCCAGATTTCCATGACAGCCTTCGGCGTGCCTGTCCCGCCCCGCGTGCCCGGTGTCGGGATCTCGGTGGCCCTCTACCATCCTCCGAACCGGGCCGACTGGCGCCACGAGGCCGTCATCGCCGATCTCGTTCGCGCTTCGGGTGGACAACCCGCCACTGTCGCGGTCGTCCCGAACTACAACTTCTTCTCGGTCTCGAACTTCCGCTACGAGGCGGCCCGCCTTGGGCTGCCCCTACGCATGACGCGCGCCTGGAACGGGCCGCCGCTCGGCGTGGACTTCGTCATCCTCAAGACGGGCTCGCAGGGTCCGAGCTGGACCGCCGAGAAGCTCGAGAGGCTCAGCGGCGCCATCGCCGGCGGCGATCCGTACCTGGCGGCGATCTATCCCGTGATCGGTGAATACGCGCTGCCGGACGGCAGCCGCGGCATTCTGAGAGCCCGACGCATCCAGCCGCTGACGGGGGTGCCGGCGGCGCGCGTGGCATCGCTGCTCCAGAGCGCGCCTGAGAAGCTCCTGGCCGCCAACTTCGCCGAGGCAGTCGACTTCCGCACCCGTGTCGGTTACAAGCCCGAAGCGCTTCTCAGGGGTGAAGCGGAGCGGCTGGAGATCCTGGCGGACTCGGCGCTGGTGGGAGAGATGGCCCGGCGCGATCGTGCTCCCCTGCGCGTGCGGAACATCCGCATCGACATCGAGGGCCTGCTCTTCGATCCTCGGCGCTTCGTGGAGAATGGCGAGCTTCAGCTTCTGGATGTCGGAGTCATCAGGATCCGTCAGCTTACGATTACGGAAGACGACCTCCGGGAATTGCTCCAGGGGCAGCCGGCCGGCCAAGGCGTGACGCTCCGCCTGCGCGATGGATTCGCGGAGGCCACCATTCAACGGGGGGGCCTGAGGGTCTCGGCGCGTGTAAGGTTCGTCGCGCCGGCGGGAGACCGGCCGCTAGGTATGGAGGTCGCAGACGTGCGCGTGGGCCCCCTGCCTGTCCCTGACGTCCTCGCGAACTGGGTCGTCCGGCATTTCGATCCGACCCTGGCGCTCAAGCGACTGCCGGTGCCGGTGACGGTGGAACCGATCAGGATCAGACCGGGCCGCATCGAGATTGGTGGGCCTGCCCTCGCCGGAATGCAGTGA
- a CDS encoding winged helix-turn-helix transcriptional regulator, translating to MEKNLERDLEILTAISEGHPLTQRDLAERMGVALGLANLYLKRLARKGFIKITDFPRKPAARKRLRYLLTPQGISEKTRLTYEHVAYSLSLYRRARQTLRESLSQLPEGGMKRIALYGTGEAAELAYLTLKELGLEPVGVFSRDGADAFLGFPVRRLAEITGEEIDGVVVATFEPPEGQVAELLTIGVPAEKVLTLRRSSVLATSEGEQP from the coding sequence ATGGAAAAGAACCTCGAAAGAGACCTCGAGATCCTCACCGCTATCAGCGAGGGCCACCCGCTCACCCAGCGGGACCTGGCTGAGCGCATGGGGGTCGCCCTCGGCTTGGCCAATCTCTATCTCAAGCGCCTGGCCCGGAAGGGTTTCATCAAGATCACCGACTTCCCGCGCAAGCCCGCTGCGCGGAAGCGTCTCCGCTACCTCCTGACGCCGCAGGGCATCAGCGAGAAGACCCGGCTGACCTACGAGCACGTCGCCTACTCGCTGAGCCTCTACCGGCGCGCACGGCAGACGCTGCGCGAGTCGCTGAGCCAGCTGCCTGAGGGCGGCATGAAGCGTATCGCGCTGTACGGAACGGGCGAGGCCGCTGAGCTCGCCTACCTCACGCTCAAGGAGCTCGGGCTCGAGCCCGTCGGGGTCTTCTCGCGGGATGGCGCCGACGCCTTCCTGGGCTTTCCGGTTCGGCGGCTGGCAGAAATTACCGGCGAGGAGATCGACGGCGTGGTGGTCGCGACCTTCGAGCCGCCGGAGGGACAGGTCGCCGAGCTCCTGACCATCGGTGTGCCGGCGGAAAAGGTCCTCACGCTCCGGCGCAGCAGCGTGCTCGCGACCTCCGAAGGGGAGCAGCCGTGA
- a CDS encoding ABC transporter ATP-binding protein: MTRARDLSRFAWLLRTYLAPHWAAVLLLVITSFLAMALAALFPVLMAPILDLALGAPATGASGTSGGLSLSNLGALVLQWLGTGAGDDRFRAIVWLCAAYVGVGFAKGWLDFGNFILALWIRVRAGAALQMDLFRHLLGLSMRFFTTHRTGELVSRLESDTRAATGGLETIVGTVLTAPLLIAFYGWLMVRTSPKLVLAALGAAVLHFGTVRLLRGPIRRLAMDQFSSFAELAARLQEAILSIRIVKSFGAEAFEIGRVARTVREVLRVNVKFGVYKHVEEPARAFVNYLVEASILLLAAWELLAGRLGAPAFFLFLYVGRAVMMQIGLLAGAYTQIQATLAASSRVIQLLALAPEVRDGAGTVGSFEDRIAVRDVSFSYGGEPVLEQVNLEIRKGEVVALVGPSGVGKSTLADLILRLYDPVQGVITIDGRDLRTLRQDSYRKLFGVVSQEALLFNATIRDNITYGREGIAEAEVVRAARVANAHDFIQEFLGGYETVVGDRGIRLSGGQRQRIAIARAVVGRPPILILDEATSSLDSESERLVQQAIDRAVQGATSVVIAHRLSTVLHADKIVVLGRGGVEAIGRHAELLAGNETYGRLYRLQFAEVGALGDL, from the coding sequence GTGACGCGCGCCCGGGATCTCAGCCGTTTCGCCTGGCTGCTCCGCACCTACCTCGCGCCGCACTGGGCGGCCGTCCTTCTGCTCGTGATCACGAGCTTTCTCGCCATGGCGCTGGCCGCCCTCTTCCCCGTGCTGATGGCGCCGATCCTGGACCTGGCCCTGGGCGCCCCGGCCACGGGCGCCTCCGGCACCTCCGGCGGCTTGAGCCTGAGCAACCTGGGCGCTCTCGTGCTCCAGTGGCTCGGCACGGGCGCCGGCGACGACCGCTTCCGCGCCATCGTATGGCTCTGCGCCGCATACGTCGGCGTCGGGTTCGCTAAAGGGTGGCTCGACTTCGGCAACTTCATCCTGGCCCTGTGGATACGGGTGCGGGCCGGCGCGGCGCTCCAGATGGACCTCTTCCGCCATCTGCTCGGACTCTCGATGCGGTTCTTCACCACACACCGCACGGGCGAGCTGGTCTCGCGCCTCGAGTCCGACACGCGCGCCGCCACGGGCGGGCTCGAGACCATCGTCGGTACCGTCCTGACCGCCCCGCTCCTCATCGCCTTCTACGGCTGGCTGATGGTCCGCACGAGCCCGAAGCTGGTCCTGGCCGCGCTCGGGGCCGCGGTTCTGCATTTCGGCACCGTGCGCCTGCTGCGCGGACCCATCCGGCGCCTGGCGATGGACCAGTTCTCGAGCTTCGCTGAGCTTGCGGCGCGGCTTCAGGAAGCCATCCTGAGCATCCGCATCGTCAAGTCGTTCGGCGCCGAGGCCTTCGAAATCGGGCGCGTCGCCCGCACGGTGCGCGAAGTCCTGCGCGTCAACGTCAAGTTCGGGGTCTACAAGCACGTCGAGGAGCCCGCGCGCGCGTTCGTCAACTACCTCGTCGAGGCGAGCATCCTGCTCCTCGCGGCCTGGGAGCTCCTGGCCGGGCGGCTCGGCGCGCCGGCCTTCTTCCTCTTCCTCTACGTCGGGCGCGCGGTGATGATGCAGATTGGTCTCCTGGCCGGGGCCTACACGCAGATCCAGGCGACGCTGGCCGCCTCGAGCCGGGTGATCCAGCTGCTGGCCCTTGCGCCCGAAGTCCGCGACGGAGCCGGGACGGTCGGGTCCTTCGAAGACCGGATCGCCGTCCGCGACGTCTCCTTCAGCTACGGCGGCGAACCCGTTCTCGAGCAGGTGAACCTCGAGATCCGCAAGGGTGAGGTCGTGGCGCTGGTGGGCCCGAGCGGTGTCGGCAAGTCCACGCTCGCCGACCTGATCCTGCGCCTCTACGATCCGGTCCAGGGCGTGATTACCATCGACGGGCGGGATCTGCGCACGCTCCGGCAGGACAGCTATCGCAAGCTCTTCGGCGTGGTGTCCCAGGAGGCCCTGCTCTTCAACGCCACCATCCGCGACAACATCACGTACGGGCGGGAGGGCATCGCGGAAGCCGAGGTCGTCCGCGCTGCGCGCGTGGCCAACGCCCATGACTTCATTCAGGAATTCCTTGGCGGCTACGAGACCGTCGTGGGTGACCGCGGCATCCGGCTCTCCGGCGGCCAACGCCAGCGCATCGCGATCGCGCGCGCCGTGGTGGGCCGCCCGCCGATCCTCATCCTCGACGAGGCGACGAGCTCGCTCGACAGCGAGTCCGAGCGGCTGGTGCAGCAGGCCATCGACCGCGCCGTCCAGGGCGCCACGTCCGTGGTCATCGCCCATCGCCTGTCGACGGTTCTGCACGCCGACAAGATCGTGGTGCTCGGCCGCGGCGGGGTCGAGGCCATCGGTCGCCACGCGGAGCTCCTTGCGGGCAACGAGACGTACGGCAGGCTCTATCGGCTCCAATTCGCGGAGGTGGGGGCCCTTGGGGATCTCTGA
- a CDS encoding methyltransferase domain-containing protein, with amino-acid sequence MGISDRDHFKWLTGALGRFEAQQGKLAALAHDPGPHAIWCMAGQQEIPPIAFLRDSLGTACPEVVFFDKFPTEPGVHALDLNALEGLPDAACDVLALFRASYFINDPPRFLAQARRVLRPGGLAVIDWLHGVSDAPVLGVQGDEGYGGGPTPRITTYCDSQFPREFTDEFERFLRHVNRPPAWANVEKPGTPVPFRERVRRVLGGGPRGRVAVAGYVEAVREALEREGKHLIGPGLMEQYFKVLFRDARYFYRHVGKFNLFLLTVLSPVGK; translated from the coding sequence TTGGGGATCTCTGACCGCGATCACTTCAAGTGGCTCACCGGCGCCCTCGGGCGGTTCGAGGCCCAGCAGGGGAAGCTCGCGGCCCTCGCCCATGACCCGGGTCCCCACGCGATCTGGTGCATGGCGGGCCAGCAGGAGATTCCGCCGATCGCCTTTCTCCGGGACTCGCTGGGGACCGCGTGTCCGGAGGTCGTCTTTTTCGACAAGTTCCCAACCGAGCCCGGGGTCCACGCGCTCGACCTGAACGCCCTCGAGGGTCTGCCGGACGCCGCGTGCGACGTCCTGGCCTTGTTCCGCGCTTCGTACTTCATCAACGATCCTCCGCGCTTCCTGGCCCAGGCCCGTCGGGTCCTGCGGCCCGGTGGGCTCGCGGTCATCGACTGGCTGCACGGCGTCTCGGACGCCCCAGTGCTCGGCGTTCAGGGCGACGAAGGATACGGAGGCGGACCCACCCCTCGCATCACGACCTACTGTGACTCGCAGTTCCCGCGCGAGTTCACGGACGAGTTCGAGCGTTTCCTTCGCCATGTCAATCGCCCGCCGGCGTGGGCTAACGTCGAGAAGCCCGGGACGCCCGTGCCATTTCGTGAGCGCGTGCGGCGAGTCCTCGGGGGCGGGCCGCGCGGCCGTGTCGCCGTGGCGGGTTACGTCGAGGCGGTCCGAGAGGCGCTCGAGCGCGAGGGCAAGCATCTGATCGGTCCCGGGCTGATGGAGCAATACTTCAAGGTTCTCTTCCGCGACGCTCGGTACTTCTACCGGCACGTCGGGAAGTTCAACCTCTTCCTCCTGACCGTGCTGAGCCCGGTCGGCAAGTAG
- the pseB gene encoding UDP-N-acetylglucosamine 4,6-dehydratase (inverting), producing MSVLVTGGTGSFGNKFVEIMLQKYHPKRLVIFSRDELKQSEMMARFSDPSLRFFIGDVRDKERLERAMHGIDIVVHAAALKQIPTCEYNPFEAIQTNVIGTKNVIDAAIDQGVKRVIAISSDKAVNPINVYGATKLCAEKLVVQANVYGHPRGTVCAVVRYGNVIGSRGSVIPLFRAQRETGKVTVTDRGMTRFWIRLEQGVEFAIRCAGIAQGGEIFVPKIPSMRMMDLVETIAPGCQVEFIGIRPGEKLHEILISEDESRQAIEYDSMFVLEPLYPSWPFGSRDGGKRPAAGFRYSSDTNQTWFTRPEMQEMGDG from the coding sequence ATGTCCGTGCTGGTGACCGGCGGTACGGGATCCTTCGGCAACAAGTTCGTCGAGATCATGCTGCAGAAGTACCACCCGAAGCGGCTCGTGATCTTCAGCCGCGACGAGCTCAAGCAGTCGGAGATGATGGCGCGGTTCAGCGACCCGTCGCTCCGCTTCTTCATCGGCGACGTGCGGGACAAGGAGCGGCTCGAGCGCGCCATGCACGGCATCGACATCGTCGTGCACGCGGCGGCGCTGAAGCAGATCCCGACGTGCGAGTACAATCCCTTTGAGGCGATCCAGACCAACGTCATCGGGACTAAGAACGTCATCGACGCCGCCATCGACCAGGGCGTCAAGCGGGTCATCGCCATCAGCAGCGACAAGGCGGTCAACCCGATCAACGTCTACGGCGCGACCAAGCTCTGCGCCGAGAAGCTCGTTGTCCAGGCCAACGTGTACGGCCATCCGCGCGGCACCGTGTGCGCGGTGGTGCGCTACGGCAACGTCATCGGCAGCCGGGGCAGCGTCATCCCGCTCTTCAGGGCACAGCGGGAGACCGGCAAGGTGACGGTGACCGACCGCGGCATGACGCGCTTTTGGATCCGGCTCGAGCAGGGCGTGGAATTCGCTATCCGCTGCGCCGGGATCGCGCAGGGAGGCGAGATATTCGTGCCCAAGATTCCGAGCATGCGGATGATGGACCTGGTGGAGACCATCGCGCCCGGCTGCCAGGTCGAGTTCATCGGCATCCGCCCGGGCGAAAAGCTCCACGAGATCCTGATCTCGGAGGACGAGAGCCGCCAGGCCATCGAGTACGACAGCATGTTCGTGCTCGAGCCGCTCTACCCGTCCTGGCCCTTCGGGAGCCGCGACGGCGGCAAGCGGCCCGCGGCAGGCTTCCGCTACTCGAGCGACACGAACCAGACGTGGTTCACCCGGCCCGAGATGCAGGAGATGGGCGATGGCTGA